The Kocuria turfanensis genome contains the following window.
GCCGAAGAGAGGGCCCATGGCGCAACGCCCAGCCGAGCAGCTCCACGTCCCCGTGCTGCTCGAGCGCTGCCTGGACCTGATGGCCCCCGCGCTCGCCGAGGACGGTGCCGTGGCGGTGGACGCGACGATGGGCATGGGCGGTCACTCCGAGGCGCTGCTGCGGCGCTTCCCCCGGCTGCAGCTCGTGGCCATCGACCGGGACCCGCAGGCGCACGCCCTGGCCGGGGCGCGGCTGGCCCCGTTCGGGGACCGGTTCCACCCGGTGCACACCACCTACGACCGGATCCCCGAGGCCCTCGCCCAGCACGGCTTCGCCGCCGCGGACGCGGTCCTGTTCGACCTCGGGGTCTCGTCGCTCCAGCTCGACGAGCGGGAGCGCGGCTTCGCCTACTCCTACGACGCCCCGCTGGACATGCGGATGGACTCCACCGCGCCCGTGACGGCCCAGGACGTGCTCAACGACTACAGCGAGGCCGACCTGCGCCGGATCCTGCGCGACTGGGGCGAGGAGCGCTTCGCGTCCCGGATCGCCCGGGCCGTGGTGCAGCGCCGGGCGCAGGCCCCGCTCCGCACCACGGGCGAGCTCGTCGAGGTCGTCCGCGCGGCGGTGCCCCAGGGCGCCCAGCACCGCAAGGGCCACCCGGCCAAGCAGACCTTCCAGGCGCTGCGGATCGAGGTCAACGAGGAGCTCGACGTCCTGCGCCGGGCCGTGCCCGCCGCGCTGGACGCCGTGCCCGTGGGCGGGCGGGTCGTGGCGATGAGCTACCACTCCCTGGAGGACCGGATCGTCAAGCAGGCCTTCGCCGCCGGCGCCACCTCCACCGCGCCCAAGGGCTTCCCCGTGGAGCTCGACGAGCACAAGCCCACGCTGCGGATCCTCACCCGGGGCACCGAGACCCCCACCCCCCGGGAGGTCGAGGAGAACCCCCGGGCCGCCTCGGCGCGCCTGCGGGCGGCCGAGCGGATCCGGCAGAACCCACCGCACTCCCCACAGAACGCGCAGAGGTACAACGCATGAGCGGCACCGGACTCCAGCGACGACCGGCCCGCCCGGCTCCTCCGCGCACCGGCATCGGGGCGTGGGCCGCCCGGCGCGGCCAGCGCCCGCCGGTGGACGGCAGCTCCGCCCGTCAGCTCGAGACCCCGGCCCCGCCCGCGCCGGAGACCGGCGGGTCCACCCGCGCACCCCTGTCCGTGGTGCCCGGCCGCGCCCGGCGGGGGCGGGTCTCCACGGTGGCGCTGAGCCTGCTCGCGCTCGTCGTCGCGCTGGCCTCCATCCTCGTCCTGAACATCCAGATCTCCGGGGGCCAGTACCGGCTGGTGGAGCTGCGCGCCCAGGAGCAGGCGCTCAGCCAGCAGAACGAGGCCCTCACCCAGGACCTCGAGTTCTACGACGCCCCGCAGAACCTCGCGGTGATGGCCTCGGACCTCGGCATGGTCCCGGCGCAGGGCTCGGGCACGGTGGACCTCACGACCGGGTCCGTCGAGGGCGACCCCCTGCCGGCGCAGCCGCAGGAGAACCACGAGATCCTCGTCGACCACGCGCAGCAGACCGGCTCGGAGGCGGCGGACCGCGCCGCCCAGCGCGCGGAGGACCGCGAGCGGGAGAAGGCGGAGCAGCAGCGGGAGGACGCCGAACGGCGGGCCCGCGAGGACGCGGCACCGGACGCCGGGCTCGGCGGCGGGACCCTGCCGGCCCCGCAGCAGCGCGCGCCCGGGGAGTGACCGGGGCGCCGACACCGCCCCCGCACCCAGCAGCTCACCGGAGACCCCCAGCCGAGACCAGGAACGAGGCATTCACGTGGCACGCGCACGCTCGACGCCCACCGACGGCAGCCCCGGCGCACCCGGCCTCGGCCGCAGCCACGTGGGCGTGCTCCTCGTGCTGGCCCTGCTGGTGGTGCTGGGACTGCGCCTCGTGTGGGTCCAGGGCTTCGACGTCTCCGGCCGGGCCGAGGCCGCCGCCACGGACCGCTCCCGCACCGAGGTGGTCCCGGCCCAGCGCGGGGAGATCCGCGACACCGAGGGCAACGTGCTCGCGCGGACGCTGCAGCGCTACGACGTCACGGTGGACCAGAGCAAGGTCCGGGAGTTCGAGCGGCTGAAGGCCGACGGCACCACCGAGACCGTCACGCCCACGCAGGCGGTGTACCAGCTCGCCGACGCCCTCGAGCTCGAGGACGCGGAGGTCAAGGACTCCCTCGACGGGGACAAGCCGTTCGAGTACGTGGCCCGCGGGGTCACCCCCGAGCAGTGGAACACCGTGCGCGAGCTCGACCTGCCCTACGTCTACGGGCAGCCGTCCTCGGACCGGATCTACCCCAACGGGCCCGTGGCCGGCAGCGTGGTCGGCTTCATGGGCGGCGACGACGAGGCCCTCGGCGGGATCGAGCAGACCCAGGACGAGCTGCTGCGCGGCACGGACGGCAGCCGCACCTTCGAGATCAGCGCCGACGGGGTGCGCATCCCGGTGGCCCCCACCGAGGAGAGCCCCGTGGTGGACGGGTCCTCGGTGCAGCTGTCCATCGACAGCGACGTCCAGTTCATCGCCCAGCAGGCGGTCACCGAGCGCGCCCAGGAGCTCGACGCCGACTGGGGCACCGCGGTGGTGATGCGCATCGAGGACGGCGCGGTGCTGGCGCTGGCGGACTCCTCGACCGTGGACCCCAACGACATCGGCTCGGCGGACGCCGAGGACCTCGGGGCACGGGCCGTGACCCAGGCCGTGGAACCGGGCTCCACCCAGAAGATCCTCACCGCCGCGGCCGCCGTGGAG
Protein-coding sequences here:
- the rsmH gene encoding 16S rRNA (cytosine(1402)-N(4))-methyltransferase RsmH codes for the protein MAQRPAEQLHVPVLLERCLDLMAPALAEDGAVAVDATMGMGGHSEALLRRFPRLQLVAIDRDPQAHALAGARLAPFGDRFHPVHTTYDRIPEALAQHGFAAADAVLFDLGVSSLQLDERERGFAYSYDAPLDMRMDSTAPVTAQDVLNDYSEADLRRILRDWGEERFASRIARAVVQRRAQAPLRTTGELVEVVRAAVPQGAQHRKGHPAKQTFQALRIEVNEELDVLRRAVPAALDAVPVGGRVVAMSYHSLEDRIVKQAFAAGATSTAPKGFPVELDEHKPTLRILTRGTETPTPREVEENPRAASARLRAAERIRQNPPHSPQNAQRYNA